From the Cryptomeria japonica chromosome 2, Sugi_1.0, whole genome shotgun sequence genome, one window contains:
- the LOC131054297 gene encoding pentatricopeptide repeat-containing protein At3g12770 produces the protein MFDASFLPKCMSVIFLEWRLLQQCLLKLRVRQGFSCYMHHIHTQTSSSGGGKHQCNPTVTVDSMHYLSILNSSTNLNTVKQLHALTLVTRYHRNVFLETKFVSKYAMFGCLESARLIFHKSYKPDVFLYNAMLIGLSRSGKPREIISLYYRMRKSNVQPDNFTFPAVLKACGEIRSLQDGKEIHYHVVKSGFELNLFVGAALIDMYVKCQSVEDARQVFENMPTRDVVLWTSLIVGYVQNGCANEGLQLFHQMRLGGVNPDSLTMASAISACAQLGGLKEGKRLHAFVIRNGFELDLSVGNSLVAMYAKCGSVDVAHQLFDMMPDRNEISWNAMIAGYAQNGHAKEALRIFSQMLEAHNIKPDLVTMVSVLPACSHLGAFQQGTWIHDYVIRSGFELNVSVATALIDMYAKCGSVGHARQVFDKMPKRDVVSWSAMISGYGMHGHGKDALSLFSRMQQTGMKPNDVTFISVLSACSHAGMLDEGWRYFSSMSQDYCIKPRGEHYSCMVDLLGRAGFLDEALDFINKMPLEPHVGVWGALLSACRIYRNIELGEVAARHLIEIDPGHSAYYVLLSNIYSAEGRWHDVAKVRSMMRDRGLKKTPGCSFIEVNAKVHAFLVGDRSHPQSEKIYSMLEVLSGQMAEAGYVPSTNFVLHDVEEEAKEHMLGTHSEKLAIIFGLISTNSGTPVRITKNLRVCGDCHNATRFISKIAKREIIVRDLNRFHHFKDGFCSCNDYW, from the coding sequence ATGTTTGATGCTTCTTTCCTCCCAAAATGTATGTCTGTAATTTTTTTAGAGTGGAGACTTCTACAGCAATGTCTACTCAAGTTAAGAGTCAGACAGGGCTTCTCTTGCTACATGCATCACATACACACACAAACAAGTTCAAGTGGCGgtggaaaacatcaatgcaatcCCACTGTTACAGTGGATTCTATGCACTATTTGTCTATCTTGAATTCGAGTACCAACTTAAACACGGTGAAGCAACTTCATGCCCTCACGCTCGTTACACGATACCATCGCAATGTCTTTTTGGAAACCAAATTTGTAAGCAAATATGCCATGTTCGGCTGCCTGGAGAGCGCGCGCCTCATTTTCCACAAATCTtataaacctgatgtttttctatACAATGCTATGCTTATAGGTTTATCAAGGAGTGGAAAACCTAGAGAAATCATTTCACTGTATTATCGAATGAGAAAGTCTAATGTACAGCCAGACAATTTCACCTTTCCTGCTGTGTTGAAAGCCTGTGGAGAAATTAGATCGCTCCAAGATGGTAAGGAAATCCATTATCATGTTGTCAAAAGTGGGTTTGAATTGAATTTGTTTGTGGGTGCTGCGCTTATAGATATGTATGTGAAATGCCAGAGTGTAGAGGATGCACGCCAAGTGTTTGAAAATATGCCCACAAGAGATGTCGTCTTATGGACTTCATTGATTGTTGGATACGTTCAGAATGGCTGTGCGAATGAGGGGTTGCAGTTATTTCATCAGATGCGATTGGGAGGTGTGAATCCCGATTCGCTAACAATGGCGAGTGCAATCTCGGCATGTGCCCAATTAGGTGGTCTGAAAGAAGGTAAGCGACTTCATGCATTTGTTATTAGAAATGGATTTGAGTTGGATCTTTCTGTGGGAAATTCCCTTGTAGCAATGTATGCTAAGTGTGGGAGTGTAGATGTTGCACATCAATTGTTTGACATGATGCCTGACAGAAATGagatctcatggaatgcaatgattgctggGTATGCTCAGAATGGACATGCAAAGGAAGCCTTGAGAATATTCAGTCAAATGCTAGAAGCTCACAATATCAAACCTGACTTAGTTACCATGGTGAGCGTGCTTCCAGCTTGTTCTCATTTAGGAGCTTTCCAACAAGGGACATGGATTCATGATTATGTTATTAGAAGCGGGTTTGAGCTAAATGTCTCTGTGGCAACTGCTCTGATTGATATGTATGCTAAATGTGGAAGTGTAGGGCATGCAAGGCAAGTATTTGATAAAATGCCCAAAAGAGATGTTGTATCATGGAGTGCAATGATTTCAGGTTACGGAATGCATGGACATGGTAAGGATGCCCTTTCACTTTTTTCTCGAATGCAGCAAACAGGTATGAAACCAAACGATGTCACCTTCATTTCTGTTCTGTCTGCTTGCAGTCATGCAGGCATGTTGGATGAGGGTTGGCGGTATTTTAGTTCAATGAGTCAAGATTATTGTATCAAACCCAGAGGAGAGCATTATTCCtgcatggttgaccttcttggcCGTGCAGGGTTTCTGGATGAAGCACTTGACTTTATCAATAAGATGCCATTAGAACCTCATGTTGGTGTGTGGGGAGCTCTACTTAGTGCCTGTAGGATTTACCGCAATATAGAGTTGGGAGAAGTTGCAGCACGACACCTTATAGAGATAGACCCTGGGCATTCTGCATATTATGTGCTGCTATCTAACATCTATTCTGCAGAAGGCAGGTGGCATGATGTGGCAAAAGTAAGATCAATGATGAGAGATAGGGGTTTGAAAAAGACACCAGGATGCAGCTTCATTGAAGTAAATGCCAAGGTACATGCATTTCTTGTAGGAGACAGATCACATCCCCAATCTGAGAAAATTTATTCAATGTTGGAGGTCTTGTCTGGGCAGATGGCAGAGGCAGGGTATGTACCTAGCACAAATTTTGTATTACATGATGTAGAGGAGGAGGCGAAGGAACATATGCTTGGTACTCACAGTGAAAAGCTGGCAATAATTTTTGGCCTTATAAGCACAAATTCTGGAACTCCTGTTCGCATCACTAAAAACCTCCGTGTGTGTGGGGATTGCCACAATGCCACTAGGTTCATCTCAAAGATTGCCAAGCGAGAAATAATTGTGAGGGATTTAAACCGTTTCCATCATTTTAAGGACGGATTTTGTTCTTGCAATGATTATTGGTGA